In Candidatus Cloacimonadota bacterium, the following are encoded in one genomic region:
- a CDS encoding triose-phosphate isomerase: protein MRKMIISGNWKMYKTLDETLVFFDELTAWEKDFKHKNQLLIFPPSLYTMTVLEKTHKSQIDIGVQNIYFKDFGAYTGEISAPMLTSIGCEYALVGHSERRHIFHETDEETNLKILALLEQKKQIVFCIGEKEDEREQGMTDQILDTQLTRGLEDVEFSDMKNIVIAYEPVWAIGTGKTATPEIAQEAHAFIRGWLEEHFDAQIADKMRILYGGSVKVENCEGLLEKPDIDGALIGGASLKIKDYIEIVKRAEKVAQRK from the coding sequence ATGCGCAAGATGATCATCTCCGGAAATTGGAAAATGTACAAAACCCTCGATGAGACACTCGTATTTTTCGATGAACTCACTGCATGGGAGAAAGATTTCAAGCATAAAAACCAGCTTTTGATCTTTCCACCGAGTCTTTATACGATGACTGTTCTGGAAAAAACGCATAAGAGCCAGATAGATATTGGTGTGCAGAATATATATTTCAAGGATTTTGGGGCTTATACCGGCGAAATATCAGCTCCAATGCTTACCTCGATCGGATGTGAGTATGCACTGGTTGGTCATTCTGAACGTCGTCATATTTTCCATGAGACCGATGAAGAGACCAATCTAAAAATCTTGGCACTTCTCGAGCAAAAAAAGCAGATCGTGTTCTGTATTGGCGAGAAGGAAGATGAGAGAGAACAGGGAATGACCGATCAGATTCTGGACACACAGCTTACGCGTGGATTAGAGGATGTTGAATTTTCTGATATGAAAAATATTGTGATCGCTTACGAACCGGTCTGGGCAATCGGAACGGGTAAAACAGCAACACCTGAGATCGCGCAGGAAGCTCATGCTTTCATTCGAGGTTGGCTTGAAGAACATTTTGACGCACAGATTGCCGATAAGATGCGAATACTGTATGGCGGGAGCGTGAAAGTTGAAAATTGCGAAGGTCTTCTTGAAAAGCCGGATATCGACGGTGCACTCATTGGCGGTGCCAGCCTGAAGATCAAAGATTATATTGAAATTGTCAAAAGAGCCGAGAAGGTTGCTCAAAGGAAATAG
- the serS gene encoding serine--tRNA ligase, protein MLDIKLIRSDPDFVRQCIKNKGEKADIDAILDLDQKHKSLLYEFEEKRKLQNAVSKEIAQAKKNGLNADQLISDMKKVADETKELQQNIKTVEEKLNNELLTVPNIFDESVPIGHDDSDNKLIREWGEKPVFDFQPLDHLQLGEKLGLFDFQRAAKITGSGFPCYVGVGAKLERALINYMLDFQTGVNGYTEVFPPFIANRKTMTGTGQLPKLENDMYHIDEDDLFLIPTGEVPVTNLHQDEILHEDKLPIKYTTYTPCFRREAGSYGKDTKGLQRVHQFNKVELVQFVKPEDSERALQEILSNAEAVLQSLGLPYRVMQLCSGDLSFAAYKCYDIEVWSVGAQKYLEVSSCSNFIDFQARRAQIRFRSTEDGKVHYVHTLNGSGVATPRTMIALLENNQTKQGEIIVPEVLKKYIGGREKIA, encoded by the coding sequence ATGTTAGATATAAAGTTGATCCGGAGTGATCCTGATTTTGTTCGCCAGTGTATCAAAAATAAAGGTGAAAAAGCAGATATCGATGCAATACTCGACCTGGACCAGAAACATAAATCGCTCTTATATGAATTTGAAGAGAAACGTAAACTTCAGAATGCTGTTTCAAAAGAGATTGCTCAGGCAAAGAAAAATGGTTTGAACGCTGACCAACTCATTTCAGACATGAAGAAGGTTGCCGATGAAACGAAAGAGCTGCAGCAGAATATCAAAACGGTTGAAGAGAAGCTCAATAATGAGTTATTGACCGTACCGAATATTTTTGATGAATCGGTTCCGATCGGGCATGATGATTCTGACAATAAGCTTATCCGCGAATGGGGTGAGAAACCAGTTTTTGATTTTCAACCGCTTGACCATCTTCAGCTTGGTGAGAAATTGGGATTATTCGATTTTCAGCGTGCTGCAAAGATCACCGGAAGTGGTTTTCCCTGCTATGTCGGAGTCGGTGCAAAGTTAGAAAGAGCACTTATTAATTATATGCTCGATTTCCAGACTGGCGTGAATGGATACACAGAAGTTTTTCCACCTTTTATTGCAAACAGGAAAACCATGACAGGAACCGGGCAGCTTCCCAAGTTGGAAAATGATATGTATCACATCGATGAGGATGATCTGTTTTTAATCCCAACCGGTGAAGTGCCGGTTACTAATCTACACCAGGATGAGATATTGCATGAAGATAAACTACCGATAAAATATACGACATATACCCCCTGTTTTAGGCGGGAAGCGGGTTCTTATGGTAAAGATACCAAGGGATTACAGCGGGTACATCAGTTCAATAAAGTTGAGCTTGTTCAATTTGTAAAGCCCGAGGATTCAGAACGAGCACTTCAGGAAATACTATCGAATGCCGAAGCTGTACTTCAGAGTCTTGGTCTTCCCTATCGTGTTATGCAGTTGTGCAGTGGTGATCTGAGTTTTGCAGCATATAAATGTTATGACATCGAAGTGTGGTCTGTCGGTGCTCAAAAATACCTTGAAGTGAGTTCTTGTTCAAATTTTATTGACTTCCAGGCGAGGCGTGCGCAAATTCGGTTCCGTTCCACTGAAGATGGAAAAGTACATTATGTACATACATTGAACGGTTCAGGCGTTGCAACCCCCCGAACAATGATTGCTCTTTTAGAAAATAATCAAACAAAACAGGGTGAGATAATTGTCCCTGAAGTACTGAAAAAATATATTGGCGGCAGAGAGAAAATAGCGTAA